A genomic segment from Oncorhynchus keta strain PuntledgeMale-10-30-2019 chromosome 7, Oket_V2, whole genome shotgun sequence encodes:
- the LOC118386270 gene encoding syntaxin-19-like, translating into MRDRLEELRQRAQEFREARNKADETPFPEEDPDSDNPAWVSVATRQQAVVFEEEPVLDNFLSEAQHIRGDITELETEVKKFSQHQRSLVAAMRRFSVMKKESSVTRDIKLQAESIHKRMDALSKKAPTLEDMQGLATATTRIQRSQHAALHRQFQQVMRLYNDSILNKQERCKHFIIRQLEVSGRDVTEEEVDEMVSAGKWEVFNQNLLNNERITRSKLSEIEQRHKELVNLESNMKDLRDLFMDVFMLVEEQGDYIDHIQTSVEKTQDYVTVSNEKFKMAARYKKNNPLRRLCCCCCPWR; encoded by the exons ATGAGGGACCGTCTGGAGGAGCTGCGTCAGAGGGCCCAGGAGTTCCGGGAGGCAAGAAACAAGGCAGATGAGACCCCATTCCCTGAGGAAGACCCTGACTCAGATAACCCAGCGTGGGTTAGTGTCGCCACCCGGCAGCAGGCTGTGGTGTTTGAGGAGGAACCAGTCCTGGACAACTTCCTGTCCGAGGCTCAGCATATCCGCGGTGACATCACTGAGCTCGAAACCGAG GTGAAGAAGTTCAGCCAGCATCAAAGGAGCCTGGTGGCAGCCATGCGTCGTTTCAGTGTGATGAAGAAGGAGAGCAGTGTGACGAGGGACATCAAGCTGCAGGCAGAGAGCATCCACAAACGGATGGACGCCCTCTCCAAGAAGGCACCGACTTTAGAAGACATGCAGGGACTGGCTACAGCCACTACACGCATCCAACGCTCCCAACACGCAGCACTACACAGACAATTCCAGCAG GTGATGCGTTTGTACAACGACTCCATTCTCAATAAACAGGAGCGGTGTAAACACTTCATCATCCGGCAGCTGGAGGTGTCTGGTCGCGACGTCACCGAGGAGGAAGTGGACGAAATGGTTTCTGCGGGGAAGTGGGAGGTGTTTAACCAGAACCTCCTCAACAATGAACGCATCACACGCTCTAAGCTGTCTGAGATCGAGCAGAGACACAAG GAGCTGGTGAATCTGGAGAGCAACATGAAAGATCTGAGAGATCTGTTCATGGATGTCTTTATGTTGGTGGAAGAGCAGGGAGACTACATAGACCACATCCAGACCAGCGTAGAGAAGACACAGGACTATGTCACCGTCAGTAACGAGAAGTTTAAAATGGCTGCCAGGTACAAGAAAAATAACCCTTTGAGGAGGCTGTGCTGCTGTTGCTGCCCCTGGAGGTGA